Part of the Shewanella eurypsychrophilus genome is shown below.
GAAAGCTAGGTTTGATAAAAGCGCAATTTAAAGCTAAGCCATGGTTTTACCTGCAAACGGGTCTGTTAAACCCATTCCTTTATTACCTAGTATTATTTAAAGCTTATGATCTACTGCCAGCCCAGCAGGCACTGTCCCTCAATTACACCTGGGCTATTTTACTGCCATTATTATCAGTACCACTACTTTCTCAAAAACTCAGAAAGAGTGATATGACCGCTGCCATCGTGGCGTATTTTGGCGTATTTGTTATTGCCACCAATGGCAATTTGACCAGCTTTTCTTTTGAAAGTGGCACAGGGGTTATGCTTGCACTCACCAGCACACTGCTTTGGTCTCTGTACTGGATTATAAATACTAAAGATAAAGGCGATCCGGTCGTCAGCTTATTATTGAGCTTTCTAGTTGGCTTTCCCTTTATTTTAGTCACACTATTATGGACTCAAGAGCTACCTAGCTGGAATACTCAGGCATTTTCAGCTGGGATTTATGTTGGCCTGTTTGAAATGGGTGTCACCTTTGTTCTTTGGTTAATAGCCTTGAAGAAAGCGGACCGCACCGCCAGTATCAGCACTATGGTCTTTATGTCACCGGTTATGTCAATCGGCTTTATCGCCTGGATTTTACAAGAGCAAATAGCCAGATCGACATATGTAGGACTCGCCTTAATTCTAACTGCATTAGCCCTGCAGCAACTGCTGCCATACCTCAATAAGCTGAAAACGAGGAGCCCAAGGGAAACAGGCGAGTCCGCGTAAACGCATTCTTCATTAAAAAGCCCACCTTTGTCGATAGGTGGGCTTTTTCGTGTCAGTGCTCATATATTTTCTTTTCAATACTTATTGAGAGAGCTGTTTACGCTGTTAAATAGCACTAACAAAGGTTTGCGTCATAATCTATTGCTAGTTTATAGCTTATGATGAACATCGATTTGACCAACACCCACATTAACATTCAATTGACCAAAGCCTGTCTGCTCCTCATTGTGATAACTCTGCATAACAAAGCTTCTGCTTACCTCGACACTTTGCCCCTGGAGGTTTACCTCAACCTCGCCAACACCAGACTCTAATGATACTGAGCGATATAAGATTTCATGATTAATCTCTGCATGACCGACGCCCAAGTCGATATCAATATTGTTTTCCATATTGGATACTTCAATTTGCCCTATACCAACATTGAGGTTTAACGCAGCTTGCCGAGGAAGGTACACCACCCACTCCTGCTTAACATCATCTTGCTCTGTCACCTTAAGTTCAATCTCAGATGATGACTCAACCACATCAAGCTCAATATCTTCAACATCAGCACTACCCCATAAAGAGAACCAGTTACTTTCACTCGGTGTTACGAGCACCTCAATACGGATCTCTTGCTCATCAGTGGCAATGAACTTCGCCGAACCGATATCCATGTCGAGTAACACCTCTTGACCTGTATAGGCAAAAGTCTGACTTAAGGTCTTTGTGGTATCGGCTGATGCCGCGGTGACAGCCAAAGAGGAGAAGGCAGCTGAAACAACCATGATGCTGCTCAGGGTTGCTGTAAGAAGTTTTTTAATTAACGGGTTCATTTGTGCCATCCTGTCATTGGGTTCCTTTGAATATGCCTACATACAAGCAAGACCCAGACCAAGTTTGTTTTCTATTTAATTTCAATCGATTAGAAATTTAAATATGGAGTAGAGGGTGGGACCATTTTAGTTTATTAGTAGGATGGACTAATGGTTGGTGATTTTTACTATAGGGCTTGAGGACTTGTCGAGGTGCCGTGCAAGGATGCCTCAATGTCGTGATCACAAGATGTAACTGAACGACCTTACATGCAAGCACTTATATGACACGCCGCTAGCACCGTCTCTACTTGGGTATTGAAAATATTACGCATAATGATGAGAGAAAACTTAACACCACTTTTACTCAACCAGCATCTCTTTTAAGTAGAACGGGCATAGCTCTTTTGCTAGAATCCCCCCTAATTTTTATGGTGGCAATCCTGACATAGGGGATTACTGCCACACTTTGTTTAGTACTGACGGTTTCGTCATCGTAATTTTCATACAAAGTATTCAGGTTTTACTATTTAAAGGCAGGCTATGACCGTTCTTCTAATGACTCCCCCTATGACCCAGCTGAATACGCCCTATCCAGCAACAGCGTATTTAACTGGTTTTTTACGCTCTCGAGGCTATGAGGCGGTTCAGCGAGATCCTGCTATTGAGCTTTTTCTAGAGATGATGACAGCGCCTGCTCTGGAGATTATTCGTCAGCATGTGGAAGAAAACTTCGAGCACTTGGAAGATGATGAGCTACCCGATGTGATCTTTAATTTTCTGGCTGAGTTTGACCGTTACCACCAGACAGTTGAAAGCGCGATTCGTTTTTTACAGGGCAAAGATCCAAGCCTTGCACTGCGTATTAACTCCCGTCGTTTTTTACCTGAAGGTCCAGCGTTTGACGCGATTGCTCAGATGGAAGCGGTATCCGGCGATGTGTTGCAGGCAGCCTTTGGCAATCTAGGCGTACAAGATAAAGCCAAATATCTAGCAACCCTGTTTATTAATGATCTCTCAACCGTCATTACTCAGGGGGTTGATCCCTACTTTGAAGTGAGCCGTTATGGCGAGAAATTAGCGGCGGC
Proteins encoded:
- a CDS encoding DMT family transporter, which translates into the protein MKQSNQAYLYGIGAICLWSTVATAFKLALAHFSPLQLVFVATITSIAALSLLLLAQRKLGLIKAQFKAKPWFYLQTGLLNPFLYYLVLFKAYDLLPAQQALSLNYTWAILLPLLSVPLLSQKLRKSDMTAAIVAYFGVFVIATNGNLTSFSFESGTGVMLALTSTLLWSLYWIINTKDKGDPVVSLLLSFLVGFPFILVTLLWTQELPSWNTQAFSAGIYVGLFEMGVTFVLWLIALKKADRTASISTMVFMSPVMSIGFIAWILQEQIARSTYVGLALILTALALQQLLPYLNKLKTRSPRETGESA